A section of the Metasolibacillus fluoroglycofenilyticus genome encodes:
- the spoVT gene encoding stage V sporulation protein T, translated as MKATGIVRRIDDLGRVVIPKEIRRTMRIREGDPLEIYTDREGEVILKKYSPINDLGEFAQEYVESLYETFGTPALISDRDEVIAIAGVSKKEYVNRRLSAFAEDCLKSRNTTLEKMETTLEIVPGQFEQVKSYCIVPIVNNGDIIGAVYLFSKAHFIGEVEQKAAELSATFLAKQMQH; from the coding sequence ATGAAAGCAACAGGAATTGTACGACGTATTGATGATTTGGGACGAGTTGTTATTCCGAAAGAAATTAGACGCACGATGCGTATTCGCGAGGGAGATCCACTTGAAATTTATACAGACCGCGAAGGCGAAGTTATTTTAAAAAAATACTCACCGATTAACGATTTAGGCGAGTTTGCACAAGAATATGTGGAATCACTTTATGAAACATTCGGCACACCAGCACTTATTAGTGACCGAGATGAAGTAATTGCGATTGCAGGCGTGTCGAAGAAGGAATATGTCAATCGTAGGCTATCCGCTTTTGCGGAGGATTGCTTAAAATCTCGCAATACGACACTTGAAAAGATGGAAACAACTTTAGAAATTGTGCCGGGGCAATTTGAACAGGTTAAATCCTATTGCATCGTACCTATCGTTAACAATGGCGATATTATCGGGGCAGTATACCTATTTTCAAAGGCGCATTTTATCGGCGAAGTCGAACAAAAGGCAGCTGAGCTAAGTGCAACATTTTTAGCTAAGCAAATGCAGCATTAG
- a CDS encoding putative polysaccharide biosynthesis protein translates to MTQQYGMKKYMRGALLLTLAALVVKVLSAVYRVPFQNLVGDEGFYVYQQVYPFISFFVVWTSGGFAIAISKMLADTADINRKRSISKIIFSYLTVLSLVFFSLLFFGAQMLAYWMGDEKLAPLLQTGAFVALCMPTLALLKGTFQAKGAMEPVAYAQVFEQLIRVLVILGGTVLVMHTSKSIYAAGNVAVLGAVVGEIAGIMLLLFYIRKQLNGNCHVIKINIWAVIKDVTLFSLSVSLSSLMLLGFQLVDSFTVYTSLLEQGMPMEQAMVQKGIYDRGQPLVQLGVVIASSLSLAIVPLIAQKIKTAGRGAMPFVQLTYRTALLFGTAATFGLIITMPYVNELLFTTADLSAVLMVVVVQIIPFSLILTFTAILQGYGKLKIPALIVAAGFILKWLSNIWLLPTIGIIGAALASNFGLFLSAIFLMLYIKRIVNVSLAPLVFYKTLAAASIAMVIAVKVSAFLFHVLLSAIDGRTQAAIMSGVLILIGASTFITIIAKSRILKEKEWFLIPFGRRMALYQLWLNKRK, encoded by the coding sequence ATGACGCAGCAATATGGAATGAAGAAATATATGAGAGGCGCACTATTATTGACGCTGGCAGCACTTGTAGTGAAGGTGCTGAGCGCTGTTTATCGTGTGCCTTTTCAAAATTTAGTTGGGGATGAAGGGTTTTATGTTTACCAGCAGGTGTACCCATTCATCTCATTTTTTGTTGTATGGACATCCGGCGGGTTTGCAATTGCTATTTCAAAAATGCTGGCAGACACTGCTGATATAAATAGAAAACGGTCGATTTCAAAGATAATTTTCAGCTATTTAACTGTGCTGTCACTCGTGTTTTTCAGTTTATTATTTTTCGGTGCACAAATGCTAGCATATTGGATGGGCGATGAAAAGCTAGCACCGTTGCTGCAAACGGGCGCTTTTGTTGCGCTCTGTATGCCGACACTCGCTTTATTAAAAGGAACGTTTCAAGCGAAGGGAGCAATGGAGCCAGTTGCTTATGCACAGGTATTTGAACAGCTAATTCGTGTGCTCGTCATTTTAGGTGGCACGGTTTTAGTCATGCACACATCGAAGTCTATTTATGCGGCAGGTAATGTAGCGGTACTTGGTGCGGTAGTGGGAGAAATCGCAGGTATTATGCTGCTATTATTTTATATTCGTAAGCAGTTAAATGGCAATTGCCATGTTATCAAAATAAATATATGGGCAGTTATCAAAGATGTGACGTTGTTCAGCCTAAGTGTTAGCTTAAGTAGCTTAATGTTGCTCGGCTTTCAGTTAGTTGATTCCTTTACAGTTTATACGTCATTACTTGAGCAAGGAATGCCTATGGAGCAGGCGATGGTGCAGAAAGGTATTTATGATCGTGGGCAGCCGCTTGTACAGCTTGGTGTCGTTATTGCATCATCGCTGTCACTAGCAATTGTGCCCCTCATCGCGCAAAAAATAAAAACAGCGGGTCGCGGGGCGATGCCATTTGTGCAATTAACATATCGTACAGCATTATTATTTGGTACGGCAGCCACATTTGGTTTAATTATTACAATGCCATATGTCAATGAACTTCTATTTACTACCGCTGATTTATCGGCTGTATTAATGGTCGTAGTAGTGCAAATTATCCCGTTTTCACTTATTTTGACATTTACAGCAATTTTACAAGGTTACGGCAAATTAAAAATACCAGCATTGATTGTTGCAGCAGGTTTTATCTTAAAATGGCTGAGCAATATATGGTTGTTGCCAACAATCGGCATTATCGGTGCAGCATTGGCGAGTAATTTTGGCTTGTTCCTTAGTGCTATTTTCCTTATGCTATATATAAAGCGAATCGTCAATGTCAGCCTAGCACCGCTTGTTTTTTATAAAACACTGGCGGCGGCAAGTATAGCAATGGTCATAGCAGTGAAAGTAAGTGCCTTTCTTTTCCACGTGTTACTAAGTGCAATAGATGGGCGTACGCAAGCTGCAATAATGAGTGGCGTTTTGATTT